DNA from Stutzerimonas decontaminans:
GGAACCCCCACCGCACCCACTTGTCATAGGGCCGATTGCCCCATCGCGACCATGTCGATCGCAGGCGTAACGTGGCATTGCTGCGCTACACCAAAACCTGGAGGGCACTGTCCCTCCGAGGGTGTCCGCATGGCGGAACAGACGATACTCAGCAAAGACGAACTGACCTTCATCCGCAAGTTGATGCAGCGCAATGGCAGCACCAGCGCCGAGCGCACGACAGGCTTTCGGATCGACGGCGGCGCGCAATCCAACGAACTGCTGCTGCAGCTGGCCGCTCGCGCCAACCTGTCATTGCAGGCGGAATTCGAGGATTTCCGCATGTCCTTCCCGCTGCAGCTCAGGGAAGACGAATTACACAGTCTCGACCTGCAGCTGGCGCCGCCGGTGATCTACGAGCGCGGGCCAACCACACGTGCATGGCGCCTGCATCTGGACGAGCCGCTGCCCCTGCTGAAGAACGATGGCGGCGAAAGCTCGCTCAGCGTCCATGAGCTGTCTCCGCACGGCCTCCTGGTAGATGCCGGCAAGGATCGCAAGCCGCCCAAGCACTTCCACTTGCGTCTGGCGCTTCCGGATGACACCCCGCTGGAGATCGACGCTCATCGTGTTCGTGAGCTCAAGGGGGGGATGGCCGCCTACGAAGTGGAATACACCCAGGAAAAGGACGCCGAACGCATCCGCTCCTTCCTCTATCGCCAGCACCAACGTTTGCATCCCGATTTGCAGCCTGAGGTGCCCGCCGATCTGGTGTAAGCTGCCACGCCTGTTAGTGACCGCCTCGCAGGTCGGCGGTCCGCCCATTTCCGGCAGTGGATATACATGCACCAGGCCCCGATTCTCATCACCGGTGCCAGCCAGCGGATCGGACTGCATTGTGCCGAACGGCTGCTGGAAGACGGCTTCCCGGTTATCGTCACCTACCGCCGCGAACGCGACAGCATCGACCGACTGCGCACGCTCGGCGCTCACACGCTGAAGGCAGATTTCAGCGATGAAGCAGGTATCACGGGCTTTATCGCCGCACTCCGACAGCAGACCGCAAGCCTGAGAGCGATCGTCCACAACGCCTCCGAATGGCGCCCGGATGCGCCCGGGCAGGAAGCCGAGGCGTTCCGTCAGCTGTTTCAGGTGCACATGCTCGCGCCCTACCTGATCAACCTGCACTGCGCCGACCTGCTGCGCCACGGCGGGCCGGCGGACATCGTGCATATCGGCGACGACGTCACCCGCAAAGGCAGCAAGAAACATATCGCCTACGCGGCAAGCAAGGCGGGTCTGGACAACCTGACGCTGTCTTTTGCGGCCAGCCTCGCCCCGGCGATCAAGGTCAACGGCATCGCCCCGGCATTGATCCAGTTCAACGCGGACGACGACGCCGAATATCGCCGCAAGGCATTGGCCAAGTCCGCGCTGGGCATCGAACCCGGCGCCGAGGTGATCTATCAGAGCCTGCGCTACCTGCTCGACAACCCCTACGTCACCGGCACCACACTGACCGTGAACGGCGGCCGCCACCTGATCTGAAGACTGCAAGGAGTCCCCATGCCCAGACTGGAACCCGCGATGGCGCGCATCCGCGTCAAGGATCTACGCCTACGCACTTATATCGGCATCAAGGAAGAGGAAATCCTCAATCGCCAGGACGTGCTGATCAATCTGACCATGCTCTACCCGGCCGCCGAGGCGGTGCGTGAGAACGACATCGAACAGGCACTGAACTACCGCACCATCACCAAGGCGATCATCCAGCACGTCGAAGACAATCGCTTCGCCCTGCTTGAACGGCTGACCCAGGAGATTCTCGACCTGGTCATGCGCTACCCGCAGGTGCGCTACGCCGAAGTGGAAGTCGACAAACCCCACGCGCTGCGCTTCGCCGAGTCCGTATCGATCACCCTGGCAGCGCATCGGGATTGAACCTGCGCAAGGCTGGCCGGCTCACTGACGCGAGGTTATGATCCGGCCGACCTCAGCCAACGCCGAGACCCACGAGATGAACGATCAAGAACGCACCGAACTGGAAGCCGCTGCCTTCCGCCGCCTGGTCCAGCACCTGCGCACCCGTCCCGATGCCCAGAACATCGACCTGATGAACCTCGCCGGTTTCTGTCGCAACTGCCTGTCGAAATGGTACAAGGCTGCCGCGGACGATTTGGAGATCGAAGTCAGCATCGACCAGGCCCGCGAAGAGGTGTATGGCATGCCGTACAGCGAATGGAAGAAACGCTATCAGAAGGAAGCGACTGCCGAGCAGCAGGCCGCTTTCGACAAGGCACAGAAAGAATGAAAGACCTGAAGGATTTCCGCGCCAGCCTGCGCAATCGCAACCACGCGTTCAGCGAAACACTCGCCTTCATCGAAGGCGCTTACGACTATCAGCCGAGCCGCTTCGTCAACGGCACACTGGAGAACGCCGCCGGCGAGAACGAAGGTTCCTGCAAGACGCTGGGCCTGGCGTTGCTGGAAGGGTTCAGTACAGAAGAGGCTCTGCTTGCATTCGGCGAGCACTATCAGGCGGTACTGGCCAACCCGAACGGCAGCGACCACCGCAACATTCGTGCGCTGATGGAAACCGGCCTGCCCGGCGTGCGTTTCGATACCCAACCCATCAAACGCAAGCAATAGCGCTTCGCTGCTCCCCACAAGCGAGTCGGGCATCGCCCGGCTCCCGCAATAAAAAGGGTCATCCCAAGCACTAGGGGAAGGCTGAAGGAGCGGATGACCCGAAAACCGTTGGAAGCCACCTTAGCCATCCGCTGCCGCCGCGGATAATTCAGCTTCTGCATACAACCCATAGTCATCGACTATCCCGCTGCGCCACGCCTCTCGACGAAACCCCGCCTTATTCAGGAGACGCCAATGCCCGTATCCGCCCTTTCCGGCCCGCAATACCTGCGCGAAGGCCTGCGCCTGGTGCTCAGCCCGGGGCTGCGTCTGTTCGTGATCCTGCCGCTGACGGTGAACGTGCTGCTGTTCTTCGGCCTGATCTGGTTCGCGGTCGGCCAGTTCAGCGGCTGGGTCGACACCTTCATGCCCAACCTGCCGACCTGGCTCGCCTTTCTCGAATACATCCTATGGCCCTTGTTCGTCGCGCTGGTGGTGCTGATGGTGTTCTTCAGCTTCACCATGCTGGCCAACATCATCGCCGCTCCGTTCAACGGCTTTCTGGCGGAAAAGGTCGAGGTGGTGGTACGCGGTGAGGATGCCGCGCCGCCCTTCAGCTGGGCCGAACTGCTGGCCATGCTGCCACGCACGATTGGCCGCGAACTTCGCAAGCTGGCCTATTTCGCGCCGCGTGCCCTGGCGCTGCTGGTGCTTTCATTCATCCCCGTGCTGAACCTTGCTGCCGCACCGTTATGGCTGCTGTTCGGCGTATGGATGATGGCCGTTCAATACATCGACTACCCGGCAGACAACAACAAGCTGAGCTGGGCGGACATGATGGGCTGGTTGCGCCAGCGACGTTGGCAAAGCCTGAGCTTTGGTGCGGTGACCTACGCGGCACTGCTGGTACCGGTATTGAACCTGCTCATCATGCCGGCGGCGGTGGCGGGTGCAACGTTGTTCTGGGTTCGCGAGGGCGGCCCGAATCGACAGCTGGATCGACAAGGCTGATCTAGCGTAACGGTAGAATCGCTACCGCTGGACGACCCCAGGCTGCTGGCAGCCGCAACAGCGCGCGGAGTCAACGCGGAAGCCATGCAGTTCATGCTCTCGCGCATGAAAGACGCCGGACTTGAGACCAGCCACCTACTGGCGAAAAAACGCCCGGCAGACGATGAAACCGTCCAGCATGGTGGGCATGGCCAGGAGTGGCGAGGCGGCACTGCCATTGCAGCAGCGCCGCCAGGATGCAGGCTGCCGTTATTGCTTGATCAACTTCAGGTAGTCCGCGAGAGTCTGAGCATCGGCTGACTTCACCGTCATGCCATCCGGCCCGGCGCCGATCTCGGTGAATTGCTTGGCAGGCTCACCAGTTGCCTTGAATTCCTTCAGTTCGGCTGAGTCCGCGCGAAAAACCCACAGACGTCCATCTTCTACCTCGGTGACAAAACCGGGCTTGTCGTATTGGCTGGCAAATACGGTTGTGGCAAAAACGCTGGTGAACAGCATGGCAGTCAAGGCTATACGCTTCATGATCATTCCTGTACGTGGTTGAACTGGCGATCACAATGCTGATGCTTCTTTACACGGATGTTGCAAATGCCCGCATACGGATGTGCGAATGTATCGATATATTTCGGCGCGCAACTAGGCAGCGATTTGTTGGCCGTGATCCTTAAAACTGGCAGCAATCATCGCAACCAGGATGTGTGTAGAGCCAAGTGGCCGCTCCCATAGCAAGTCACTTACTACGACCACTGCACGCTGCGTCAGGCCCTTATTCGTCGGGGCCTTTTCGTTCTTCAGCGGAAGCAATGGCCGAAGCCTTTTACAGCGGCCCCGGATCAGGCATTGGATCAGGAGGCGGAGCTTCTTTCTGCAGTTGCTCGAGCACTTCTTCCGGCAGCTCATCCGGGCCGTCCAGCTCGGTGTCGCTTTCGGCGTCGTCCAGATCGTTGAGCGGCGATTCGTCGGCTCGCCACGGCCAGAACGGCGGCGAGGGTTGGTGCGATTCGATACCAGGCATGACGGCGTCCTCTCGAGGGGTCTGCAGGTTAGGCACGCATCTAACCGCCGGGTTCGAAAGGCAAGGCACCGCCCGGCGCAATCCGGGCGGTGCCGCATCCAGCTGTTACTTGAAGTTGCGCTTCACCAGCCGTTCCAGCCAGCCGACGATGCCAGAGCGGAACAGCAGCACGCAGAGCACGAAGATCACCCCGAGAATGACGTGCACCCACTCGCCCAGCGGGCCATTCGACAGCGAGCTCTGCAGCGTCACCACCACGGTGGCGCCAACCAGCGGGCCGAGGATGGTGCCGACGCCGCCGAGCAGGGTCATCAGGATGACTTCGCCGGACATGTGCCAGTGCGCATCGGTCAGCGAGGCCAGCTGGAACACCACGGTCTTGGTCGCGCCGGCCAGGCCGGCAAGCGCCGCGGAAATCACGAACGCCAGCAGCTTGTGCCGATCGACGTTGTAGCCGAGCGACACCGCACGCGGCTCGTTCTCGCGGATGGCCTTGAGCACCTGGCCGTACGGTGAGTGAATGGTGCGCTGGATGATGGCGAAGCCAATGACGAACACCGCCAGCACGAAGTAGTACATGGCCATGTTGTTCTTCATGTCGACGAGGCCGAACAGATGCCCGCGCGGCACGCCCTGCAGACCGTTCTCGCCCCCGGTAAACGGCGCCTGAACGAAGACGAAGAACACCAACTGCGCCAGCGCCAGGGTGATCATCGCGAAGTAGATGCCCTGCCTGCGGATCGCCAACATGCCGAACAGCGCACCGAGCACCGTCGAGGCCAGGGTGCCGGCGAGTATCCCCAGCTCGGTACTGAGCCCACTGTAGCTGCTCAGCATGTAGCCGGTGATGTAGCCGCCGGTGGCAAAGAACGCCGCATGGCCGAAGGACAGCAGCCCCGCGTAGCCGAGCAGCAGGTTGAAGGCGCAGGCGAACAGGGCGAAGCACAGCAGCTTCATCAGGAACACCGGATACACCGCCAGCGGCGCCAACAGCGCGATCACCAGCAACACCGCATAGAAAATCTTCTGCCGCCGTGCGGCCGCGTGCCTGCGCTCGCGTACCACACTGGCCTGCCGCAGCGATGCGGCCTGCACGTTTGCCGGATTCGTCATGCTCATGCCTCCTTACCAAAGAGTCCCGCAGGACGAATCAGCAACACCGCCACCATGACCAGGAACACCACGGTGTTGGCAGCTTCCGGATAGAACACCTTGGTCAGCCCCTCGATCAGACCCATGGCGATGCCGGTGATGATGGCACCGAGGATCGAGCCCATGCCGCCGATCACCACCACGGCGAACACCACGATCAGCAGGTTCGAGCCCATGCCCGGCGTCACCGCGTAGATCGGCGCAGCCAGCACGCCGGCGAATGCCGCCAGAGCCACACCGTAGCCGTAGGTCAGGGTCACCAGCAGCGGCACGTTGATGCCGAAGCCCTGCATCAGTTTCGGGTTCTCGGTGCCGGCGCGCAGATAGGAACCCAGCCGCGTGCGTTCGATGACGTACCAGGTCGCCAGGCACACCACCAGTGCGGCGACGATCACCCAGGCGCGGTAGGTCGGCAGGAACATGAAGCCGAGATTGAAGCCGCCACGCAGCAACTCCGGCATCGGATAGGACGAGCCGGACACGCCGAACAGCTTGACGAAGCTGCCCTCGACGATCAGCGCCAGGCCGAAGGTCAACAGCAATCCGTAAAGGTGATCCTCACCGGCAATGCGCCGCAGCAGGCCGCGCTCGATGGCCATGCCCAGGCAACCCACCACCAACGGCGCCAGCACCAGCGCGAACCAGTAGCTCACACCCAGGTAGTTCAGCCCGAGGAAGGCCACGAAGGCGCCCAGCATGTACTGCGCACCATGGGCGAAGTTGATGATGCGCAGCAGGCCGAAGATGATCGCCAGGCCCAGGCTCAGCAGCGCGTAGAACGCCCCGTTGATAAGACCGAGCAGCAACTGCCCGAGCAGCACGCTCAGGGGTACGCCGAATACGAGAGTCATGGTTCACCACCCAAAGGAAGTCCGTGGCACCCGGCCGTTGCCGACCGGGTATGGCGCGGATCAGCCGGTCAGTCCTTGGCGACCAGCTTGGTGCACTGGGTCTCGGAGATCGGCCGGTAGGCCTGCTCGCCCGGAATGGTGCTGACGATCTTGTACAGGTCCCACTCGCCAGTCGATTCGGCCGGTGTCTTGACCTGCACCAGGTACATGTCATGCACCATGCGGCCGTCCTCACGGATACGGCCGTCCTTGGCGAACATGTCGTTGACCGGGGTCTTGGCCATCTGTGCACGCACCGCGACGGTTTCGTCGGTGCCGGCGGCCTTTACAGCGTTCAGATAATGCGTTGTGGCCGAATAGATGCCGGCATGCACCATGCCCGGCATGCGCTTGGTGCGCTCGTAGTAGCGCTTGGCCCAGGCGCGGGTTTCATCGTTCATGTCCCAATACCAGCCGGTGGTCAGCATCAGGCCCTGCGTCACATCCAGGCCCATGGCATGGATGTCGTTGAGGAACACCACCATGCCGGCAAGCTTCTGCCCGGACTGGGTAACGCCAAACTCGCTGGCGGTTTTCAGCGAGTTGACCGTGTCGGCACCAGCGTTGGCCAGGGCGATCACCTCGGCACCGGAACCCTGCGCCTGCAGCATGTAGGAAGAGAAATCATTGCTCGGGAACGGATGGCGAACCTTGCCGACGACGCTGCCGCCCTCGCCTTCCACCACCTTGGTGATGTCGGTTTCCATGGCATGACCGAAGGCATAGTCGGCGGTGAGGATGAACCAGCTCTTGCCGCCATCGGCGAGCACAGCCTTGGCCGTGCCGTTGGCCAGCGCATAGGTGTCGTACGTCCAGTGGATGTGGTTCGGCGAGCAGAACTCGTTGGTGATACTGGACGCCGCGGCACCGGAGATCAGCGCCAGCTTGCCGCCCTGCTCCACCACCTTGCTTGCCGCCAGCACCACGGAGCTGGCGACCATGCCGGTCACCATGTCGACGTTGCGCTCGTCGATCCACTGGCGCACGGTATTGGCGCCGACGTCCGGTTTGTTCAGGTCGTCGGCATGGAAGACAACGATCTTCTTGCCGTCGACCTTGCCACCGAAATCCTCCACCGCCATCTTCAACGCTTCCAGGCCGCCCGGGCCGGAGAGGTCGCGATAGGTGCCGGACATGTCGGCCAGGTAGCCGATGCGGATTTCGTCGTTGCTGATCTCGGCCTGGGCGGCCGAAGCGATCAGGGAAGAAGCCAGGATGGCGCTCGCGCTCTTGCGGAAAAAGCTCATGTATTCACCACTCTCGATTGTTTTTGTTGTGGTTCGGGCCGGCATCCACTGCGGCCGGTTTACAGCTTCCTGAGGTTCACACCCCGAGACAGGAATTGAGGAAGTCCTTCTTCGAATCCAGCTCCGCCGCCTCGATCTCCTCGATGATGCGGCCGTGCTCCATGACGTAATGGCGGTCGGCCAACGGCGCGGCGAAGCGGAAGTTCTGCTCCACCAGGACGATGGTCAGGCCGCGCTGCTTGAGCTTGATCAGTACCTCGCCAAGCTTCTGCACGATGACCGGCGCCAGGCCTTCGGTGATCTCGTCGAGCAGCAGCAGGTTGGCACCGGTGCGCAGGATGCGCGCCATGGCCAGCATCTGCTGCTCGCCGCCGGAGAGCCGCGTGCCCTGACTGAAGCGGCGCTCGTAGAGGTTGGGAAACATCTCGTAGAGTTCGTCCAGGCTCATGCCGCCGCTGCGCACCGTCGGCGGCAGCAGCAGGTTCTCCTCGACGCTCAGGCTGGCGAAGATGCCGCGCTCTTCCGGGCAGTAGCCAACGCCCAGCCGCGGAATCTGGTGGGCCGGCATGCCGATGGTCTCGTTGCCGTTGACCACGATGGAGCCGGTGCGGCGCCCGACCATGTTCATGATCGCCCGCAGCGTGGTGGAGCGCCCGGCGCCGTTGCGTCCGAGCAGGGTCACCAGCTCGCCGCGGCCGACCACCAGATCGACACCATGCAGAATGTGCGACTCGCCGTAGAAGGCGTGAAGATCGCTGACGCGCAGCTGATCGCGGTCCATGGGTGGGGTCATGCGTGCGCCTCCTCGAGTGTCGCGGCTTCGCTGCCGAGATAGGCTTCGCGCACCTGCGGGTTGGCCGAAACGCTTTCGTAGTCGCCTTCGGCGAGAACCGAGCCGCGCGCCAGCACGGTGATGCGATCGCACAGGCGGCTGACCACGCTGAGGTTGTGCTCGACCATCAGCACCGTGCGGTTGGCGGCCGCCTTGCGCACCAGCTCGACGACCATGTCGACGTCCTCGCTGCCCATGCCTTGGGTCGGTTCGTCG
Protein-coding regions in this window:
- a CDS encoding branched-chain amino acid ABC transporter permease; translated protein: MTNPANVQAASLRQASVVRERRHAAARRQKIFYAVLLVIALLAPLAVYPVFLMKLLCFALFACAFNLLLGYAGLLSFGHAAFFATGGYITGYMLSSYSGLSTELGILAGTLASTVLGALFGMLAIRRQGIYFAMITLALAQLVFFVFVQAPFTGGENGLQGVPRGHLFGLVDMKNNMAMYYFVLAVFVIGFAIIQRTIHSPYGQVLKAIRENEPRAVSLGYNVDRHKLLAFVISAALAGLAGATKTVVFQLASLTDAHWHMSGEVILMTLLGGVGTILGPLVGATVVVTLQSSLSNGPLGEWVHVILGVIFVLCVLLFRSGIVGWLERLVKRNFK
- the cysZ gene encoding sulfate transporter CysZ; protein product: MPVSALSGPQYLREGLRLVLSPGLRLFVILPLTVNVLLFFGLIWFAVGQFSGWVDTFMPNLPTWLAFLEYILWPLFVALVVLMVFFSFTMLANIIAAPFNGFLAEKVEVVVRGEDAAPPFSWAELLAMLPRTIGRELRKLAYFAPRALALLVLSFIPVLNLAAAPLWLLFGVWMMAVQYIDYPADNNKLSWADMMGWLRQRRWQSLSFGAVTYAALLVPVLNLLIMPAAVAGATLFWVREGGPNRQLDRQG
- a CDS encoding branched-chain amino acid ABC transporter permease, whose translation is MTLVFGVPLSVLLGQLLLGLINGAFYALLSLGLAIIFGLLRIINFAHGAQYMLGAFVAFLGLNYLGVSYWFALVLAPLVVGCLGMAIERGLLRRIAGEDHLYGLLLTFGLALIVEGSFVKLFGVSGSSYPMPELLRGGFNLGFMFLPTYRAWVIVAALVVCLATWYVIERTRLGSYLRAGTENPKLMQGFGINVPLLVTLTYGYGVALAAFAGVLAAPIYAVTPGMGSNLLIVVFAVVVIGGMGSILGAIITGIAMGLIEGLTKVFYPEAANTVVFLVMVAVLLIRPAGLFGKEA
- the folM gene encoding dihydromonapterin reductase, yielding MHQAPILITGASQRIGLHCAERLLEDGFPVIVTYRRERDSIDRLRTLGAHTLKADFSDEAGITGFIAALRQQTASLRAIVHNASEWRPDAPGQEAEAFRQLFQVHMLAPYLINLHCADLLRHGGPADIVHIGDDVTRKGSKKHIAYAASKAGLDNLTLSFAASLAPAIKVNGIAPALIQFNADDDAEYRRKALAKSALGIEPGAEVIYQSLRYLLDNPYVTGTTLTVNGGRHLI
- a CDS encoding ABC transporter ATP-binding protein, which translates into the protein MTPPMDRDQLRVSDLHAFYGESHILHGVDLVVGRGELVTLLGRNGAGRSTTLRAIMNMVGRRTGSIVVNGNETIGMPAHQIPRLGVGYCPEERGIFASLSVEENLLLPPTVRSGGMSLDELYEMFPNLYERRFSQGTRLSGGEQQMLAMARILRTGANLLLLDEITEGLAPVIVQKLGEVLIKLKQRGLTIVLVEQNFRFAAPLADRHYVMEHGRIIEEIEAAELDSKKDFLNSCLGV
- a CDS encoding HopJ type III effector protein, which codes for MKDLKDFRASLRNRNHAFSETLAFIEGAYDYQPSRFVNGTLENAAGENEGSCKTLGLALLEGFSTEEALLAFGEHYQAVLANPNGSDHRNIRALMETGLPGVRFDTQPIKRKQ
- a CDS encoding DUF1244 domain-containing protein, whose amino-acid sequence is MNDQERTELEAAAFRRLVQHLRTRPDAQNIDLMNLAGFCRNCLSKWYKAAADDLEIEVSIDQAREEVYGMPYSEWKKRYQKEATAEQQAAFDKAQKE
- a CDS encoding ABC transporter substrate-binding protein; this encodes MSFFRKSASAILASSLIASAAQAEISNDEIRIGYLADMSGTYRDLSGPGGLEALKMAVEDFGGKVDGKKIVVFHADDLNKPDVGANTVRQWIDERNVDMVTGMVASSVVLAASKVVEQGGKLALISGAAASSITNEFCSPNHIHWTYDTYALANGTAKAVLADGGKSWFILTADYAFGHAMETDITKVVEGEGGSVVGKVRHPFPSNDFSSYMLQAQGSGAEVIALANAGADTVNSLKTASEFGVTQSGQKLAGMVVFLNDIHAMGLDVTQGLMLTTGWYWDMNDETRAWAKRYYERTKRMPGMVHAGIYSATTHYLNAVKAAGTDETVAVRAQMAKTPVNDMFAKDGRIREDGRMVHDMYLVQVKTPAESTGEWDLYKIVSTIPGEQAYRPISETQCTKLVAKD
- the folX gene encoding dihydroneopterin triphosphate 2'-epimerase, with protein sequence MPRLEPAMARIRVKDLRLRTYIGIKEEEILNRQDVLINLTMLYPAAEAVRENDIEQALNYRTITKAIIQHVEDNRFALLERLTQEILDLVMRYPQVRYAEVEVDKPHALRFAESVSITLAAHRD
- a CDS encoding PilZ domain-containing protein — encoded protein: MAEQTILSKDELTFIRKLMQRNGSTSAERTTGFRIDGGAQSNELLLQLAARANLSLQAEFEDFRMSFPLQLREDELHSLDLQLAPPVIYERGPTTRAWRLHLDEPLPLLKNDGGESSLSVHELSPHGLLVDAGKDRKPPKHFHLRLALPDDTPLEIDAHRVRELKGGMAAYEVEYTQEKDAERIRSFLYRQHQRLHPDLQPEVPADLV